In the genome of Candidatus Microbacterium phytovorans, one region contains:
- a CDS encoding ATP-dependent Clp protease proteolytic subunit, translated as MNAPTFGMPAHSTSGVQLPGSRYILPQFEERTAYGYKRQDPYNKLFEDRVIFLGVQVDDASADDVMAQLLVLESQDPDRDIIMYINSPGGSFTAMTAIYDTMQYVSPEIQTVVLGQAASAASVLLAAGAPGKRLALPNARILMHQPAVGEAGHGQASDIEIQAAEILRMRTWLEETMARHTKKTQAEVNKDIDRDKILSAAEALEYGIVDQVLTSRKRTPAAITA; from the coding sequence ATGAACGCACCCACCTTCGGCATGCCCGCTCACTCGACCTCCGGCGTGCAGCTGCCCGGCAGCCGCTACATCCTGCCGCAGTTCGAGGAGCGCACCGCCTACGGCTACAAGCGCCAGGATCCCTACAACAAGCTGTTCGAGGACCGCGTGATCTTCCTGGGCGTCCAGGTCGATGACGCCTCCGCGGACGACGTCATGGCTCAGCTGCTCGTGCTGGAGTCGCAGGATCCCGACCGCGACATCATCATGTACATCAACTCGCCCGGTGGCTCGTTCACCGCGATGACCGCCATCTACGACACGATGCAGTACGTCTCGCCCGAGATCCAGACCGTCGTGCTGGGTCAGGCGGCTTCTGCGGCATCCGTGCTGCTGGCCGCCGGCGCCCCCGGCAAGCGACTCGCGCTGCCCAACGCTCGCATCCTCATGCACCAGCCCGCCGTCGGCGAGGCCGGGCACGGCCAGGCGTCGGACATCGAGATCCAGGCGGCGGAGATCCTGCGCATGCGCACCTGGCTCGAGGAGACGATGGCACGCCACACGAAGAAGACCCAGGCCGAGGTCAACAAGGACATCGATCGCGACAAGATCCTGTCGGCGGCCGAGGCCCTTGAGTACGGCATCGTCGATCAGGTGCTGACGTCGCGCAAGCGCACGCCCGCCGCGATCACGGCCTGA
- a CDS encoding ATP-dependent Clp protease proteolytic subunit — protein MAEPLVATSVFDRLLRDRIIWLGSEVRDENANEICAKILLLAAEDSEKDIYLYINSPGGSITAGMAIYDTMQFVPNDIVTVGIGMAASMGQLLLTAGTKGKRYITPNARVLLHQPHGGFGGTSSDIQTQAQLILDMKRRLAEITAAQTGKSVEQVNADGDRDRWFTAEEALEYGFVDHIRESAADVIGGGGTEN, from the coding sequence ATGGCTGAACCACTTGTCGCGACGAGCGTCTTCGACAGGCTGTTGAGAGACCGCATCATCTGGCTCGGGTCGGAGGTGCGCGATGAGAACGCCAACGAGATCTGCGCCAAGATCCTCCTCCTCGCGGCCGAAGACAGCGAGAAGGACATCTACCTCTACATCAACTCGCCGGGCGGATCGATCACCGCGGGCATGGCGATCTACGACACCATGCAGTTCGTCCCGAACGACATCGTGACGGTCGGCATCGGCATGGCGGCCTCGATGGGTCAGCTGCTGCTCACGGCCGGCACGAAGGGCAAGCGCTACATCACCCCCAACGCGCGCGTGCTGCTCCACCAGCCTCACGGCGGCTTCGGCGGCACCTCCAGCGACATCCAGACGCAGGCGCAGCTCATCCTCGACATGAAGCGTCGCCTCGCCGAGATCACCGCAGCGCAGACGGGCAAGTCGGTCGAGCAGGTCAACGCCGACGGCGATCGCGACCGCTGGTTCACCGCCGAGGAAGCCCTGGAGTACGGCTTCGTCGACCACATCCGCGAATCCGCAGCCGATGTCATCGGCGGCGGCGGCACCGAGAACTGA